In the genome of Deltaproteobacteria bacterium, the window GGGCTCGCCATACGACACCGGTTTGGATCTCACCAAGCTCTGGGCGATCGCCGATTATTTTTACGGCGTGCGAAAAAAATATGCCGAGTTCGAAAGCCCGGTAAACAACCAGATCAAGACCGATATTTTGGTCTCGCAAATTCCCGGCGGCATGCTTTCTAATCTTGTCGCTCAGCTGCGTCAACAAAAGGCAGAAGATAAGTTGGACGCCGTGCTCGCTGAGATGCCTCATGTGCGCAAGGATCTTGGTTATCCGCCGCTGGTGACGCCGACGAGCCAAATGGTTGGCGCGCAGGCCGCGCTCAACGTGATGACCGGCAAGAGGTATTCCGTGGTGGCCATGGAAACGCGCAACTACGTGATGGGCCTTTACGGTGAGGCGCCCGGGTCGGTGAGTGAAGAGATGCGCGAAAAAGTTCTGGGCAAGAAATCGCCCATCACTTGCCGACCGGCGGACTTGTTGAAACCGGGGTTGGAGGCGGCGCGCAAAGAAGCCGGCGATCTAGCGCGCAGCGAAGAGGACGTGCTTACTTACGCGCTGTTTCCGGAGATTGCCAAAGAGTTTTTTCAAGCGCGCGACAAAGGGCGTGTGGCAGAGCCAGTGGCAGCGGCGGTGCATTGAAAGAAGCCGGGAGGCACGAGGCTCGATTCGCGAGACTATCCGGAGTGGGTCTTACTCGCGGCGCACACCTCGCGAATCATTGCTTATTTCAAATGATCTTGTTGAGCGGGTACTCGATGATGCCCACGGCGCCGGCTTGAATTAGCTGCGGGATCAGATCTCTCACTTTCGCTTCTTCCAAAACGCTTTCCACCGAGTACCATTTGACCCCTTTCAGATTGGGCGACGGGTGGAGGGTGGCCACAGTGGGCGCGGTGATGCTCGGGATCAGCTCGACGACTTTTTCTAGATTGCCCTCCGGCACGTTGAGCTTGATGCCAACTTTGTTTTCGGCGGACAATGCGCCGAGGATCAGCATCTTGATCTGCTCGATCTTGGCGCGCTTCCACGGGTCTTGCCAGGCTTGCTTGTTGGCAATCAGTTGCGGGCACGATTGCATCAACTCGTGAATGATGTCCAAACCCGCGGCGCGAATCGTCGTGCCGGTTTCGGTGACCTCGACGATGCCGTCGACCAATCCCTCCGCCGCTTTCGCTTCGGTGGCGCCCCAGGAAAATTCGACTTCAACGGGAATGTTGCGCTCGGCGAAGTAGCGCTTAGTGAAATTGACCATCTCGGTGGAAATGCGCTTGCCTTTGAGGTCTTCAATTTTCTTGATCTGCGAGTCGCGTGGCACTGCGACCACCCAGCGGGTCGGGCGAAAACTGGTCTTTGAATAGACCATCTCACAGACGACTTGGACGTCGGACTGATTTTCGATGGTCCAATCCTTGCCGGTAATGGCCACATCGAGCGTCCCCTTTTCGACGTAGCGCGACATCTCTTGTGGCCGCGCCAAGCTGCAGCGAATTTCTTTGTCGTCGATGGTGGGAAAATAACTGCGCATCGAGGATTCGATTTTCCAGCCCGACTTTTTGAACAGATCGATGGTCATCTGCTCCAGGCTGCCTTTGGGAATGCCAAGTCTGAGTTCGTTGCTGCCAGCCATGGGAAAACCTTACTTTTTGTAGACTTCTTTAGGATCGAATACGCGTTTGCCGATGACGTTCCAATCGCTGCCGACACGTTGGCGAAAAAAACAGCTCCTGTAGCCCTCATGACAGGCAGCGCCGCCCACCTGATGCACTTGGATTAAGATTGTGTCGGTGTCGCAATCGATGAAAGCGTCTTTGACTTCCTGAAAATTGCCCGACTCTTCGCCCTTGAACCACGGCCCGTTGCGCGAACGGCTATAGTAATGGGCTTTGCCGGTCTCGATCGTTTTCTGCCATGCCGCTTCGTTCATGTAGGCGACCATCAATACTTCGCGGGTTTGATAGTCTTGGACGATAACCGGCACGAGACCATTGCCTTTGGCAAAGTCGATCTTTACGTCGGACATAAAAATTTCCTCGAAACTGTTTAGCTAACACAGAAGGGTGGGGGCTTCAACAACGGCGCGCGCTGCTGCGGCTAGCCGTGCGATATCAAGCACCGCGGATTTGTCAACGATCGAGGTTTATGTAGGTTGTGCGGGTGTCGCGGTCTTGATTCCTTTGGCTTTGGCGCAGGTGCCGCAGAAATTATTCGTGGTGCCGGCTTCTTCGACCCAGCCTTCGTCGAGGTTGTGGCAGATTTTTTTGCACTCGAAGCAGATGAAGTAGAGGCCGTCAATGCTCTTGTTGAGCTTCTCGCGGTTTAACACGCGGCCCTTGAGTTTCTCGATGCGGATGCCCAGGAGGTCTTCGTAGTTCTTCTTGACCTTGCGCCGACCGGCTTCGTCGCTTGGCAGCTCTTCGTCGGCGGACTCTTCAGTGGATGCGTCATCGATGTAGTCGTGAGTCTTATCTTTGGTCGAACGCTTTGCCGCTTTCTTTTTGGCTCTTGCCATCGTCGTTGGCTCGATTCTTAGTTTGATCCGTATCAGTGACTTGATCGGAAGTCTTAATGAACCACCGGAAACTTGTCAATAGG includes:
- a CDS encoding ATP phosphoribosyltransferase; the encoded protein is MAGSNELRLGIPKGSLEQMTIDLFKKSGWKIESSMRSYFPTIDDKEIRCSLARPQEMSRYVEKGTLDVAITGKDWTIENQSDVQVVCEMVYSKTSFRPTRWVVAVPRDSQIKKIEDLKGKRISTEMVNFTKRYFAERNIPVEVEFSWGATEAKAAEGLVDGIVEVTETGTTIRAAGLDIIHELMQSCPQLIANKQAWQDPWKRAKIEQIKMLILGALSAENKVGIKLNVPEGNLEKVVELIPSITAPTVATLHPSPNLKGVKWYSVESVLEEAKVRDLIPQLIQAGAVGIIEYPLNKII
- the hisI gene encoding phosphoribosyl-AMP cyclohydrolase, producing the protein MSDVKIDFAKGNGLVPVIVQDYQTREVLMVAYMNEAAWQKTIETGKAHYYSRSRNGPWFKGEESGNFQEVKDAFIDCDTDTILIQVHQVGGAACHEGYRSCFFRQRVGSDWNVIGKRVFDPKEVYKK